One genomic window of Corythoichthys intestinalis isolate RoL2023-P3 chromosome 18, ASM3026506v1, whole genome shotgun sequence includes the following:
- the LOC130906149 gene encoding uncharacterized protein LOC130906149 produces MIKLQGLLASMVKQRAELDEKRRDVDAGSERVNHETEKLLSRKNQIDADEERLATEKEKMEQLRSEMKAWEENSKTNIQSVEILKANLLDLKEKILGSISKESVKLEAHEIDTQKTRLTLKSKLADFEETADKIHNKNKLLQREMIKLQGLLASMVKHTAELDEKRRDVDAGTERVNHETEKLLSRRNQIDADEERLATEKEKMEQLRSEMKAWEENSKTNIQSVEILKANLQSVEILKAKLWDLNEKILGSISKESVKLEAHKIGIEKTTLSLKTMLTDVEETADKIHNKNKLLQGEIIKLQGLLSNIVKQRAELDEKRRDFDSCSESVNNGTEILLSMINHIDGAHSIYPESGYAPIVSLRDKVGKEKRQRLLTQPESLAFRGVYIVNISEKVWLRKIWKDTNMEKKGINQMKCTGREMKKHLEKRLKVVTGFVQTYWLDKAKTFVEKKHSNEEFFQTWQSNSEEKDKTKKKNCLNHQKLKAEILCAIEALAFIKEKTTRALNTCELSQNNQLDK; encoded by the coding sequence ATGATCAAACTGCAGGGTCTGCTGGCCAGCATGGTCAAACAAAGAGCAGAACTTGATGAGAAGCGGAGGGATGTTGATGCTGGTTCAGAAAGAGTCAATCATGAGACAGAAAAGTTACTTTCAAGGAAGAATCAAATTGATGCAGATGAAGAAAGACTAGCCACTGAGAAAGAGAAGATGGAGCAACTGCGATCTGAGATGAAAGCATGGGAGGAAAACTCAAAAACCAACATTCAGTCAGTTGAAATCCTGAAGGCCAATCTGCTTGACTTGAAGGAGAAGATACTTGGAAGCATTTCCAAAGAATCGGTCAAGTTAGAAGCCCACGAAatagacacacaaaaaacaaggctAACTCTGAAGAGCAAGCTCGCAGATTTTGAAGAAACAGCAGACAAAattcacaacaaaaacaaactgtTGCAGCGAGAAATGATCAAACTACAGGGTCTGCTGGCCAGCATGGTCAAACATACAGCAGAACTTGATGAGAAGAGGAGAGATGTTGATGCTGGTACAGAAAGAGTCAATCATGAGACAGAAAAGTTACTTTCAAGGAGGAATCAAATTGATGCAGATGAAGAAAGACTAGCCACTGAGAAAGAGAAGATGGAGCAACTGCGATCTGAGATGAAAGCATGGGAGGAAAACTCAAAAACCAACATTCAGTCAGTTGAAATCCTGAAGGCCAATCTCCAATCTGTTGAAATCTTGAAGGCCAAACTGTGGGACCTGAATGAGAAGATACTTGGAAGCATTTCCAAAGAATCGGTCAAATTAGAAGCCCACAAGATTGGCATAGAAAAGACAACGCTTTCCTTGAAGACCATGCTTACAGATGTCGAAGAAACAGCagacaaaatacacaacaaaaacaaactgtTGCAGGGAGAAATTATCAAACTACAGGGTCTGCTGTCCAACATTGTCAAACAAAGGGCAGAACTTGATGAGAAGAGGAGGGATTTTGATTCTTGTTCAGAAAGCGTAAATAATGGAACAGAAATCTTACTTTCGATGATAAATCATATTGATGGAGCTCATAGCATTTATCCAGAAAGTGGATATGCTCCAATTGTATCCCTTCGTGACAAAGTGGGTAAAGAAAAGAGACAAAGGCTTCTCACTCAGCCTGAATCATTGGCCTTTAGAGGTGTTTACATCGTAAATATCTCTGAAAAAGTATGGCTGCGAAAAATCTGGAAGGATACAAATATGGAAAAGAAGGGAATTAATCAGATGAAATGCACAGGCCGTGAGATGAAAAAACACTTGGAGAAACGGTTAAAAGTGGTTACTGGTTTTGTTCAAACATATTGGTTAGACAAGGCAAAGACATTTGTTgagaaaaaacattcaaatgaagaattttttcaaacttggcaaagtaattcggAGGAAAAGGataaaacaaagaagaaaaattgtTTGAACCATC